The DNA segment GCTCGTCCCACCTCGCGCGATTGGTGCGGCGCCAGTCGTCGGGGCCGGTGCGTTGTCGCATTCGGCGAAGTTATCCACAGCCTGACCGCCCTCGCCAACGGATTTCCGGCGCCGGGCGCAGAATGGGCCCATGACTGACGAGACGACCGCAGACCCAGGCCACTCCACCGCTCCGCGCCCTTCGACCACCGACCCCCGTCCCGCACCCGGGGCGGGGACGGCCTCGGCCGATCCGATAGCGGTGACGGGCGGTGCGCGGGAGGATTCGGGCGCCTCGGCGGGCTCCGGCGGCGCGGAGGCCGCGATGCCGGACTGGGAGAAGCGCTTCCGCGCGCCGCGGATCGGGCTGCCGGACTGGGCCGAGGACGCCCCGGACCGTTCCCTGTTCGTCTCGAACGCCACCGGCACCTTCGAGCTGTACGCCTGGGACCGGGCGACCGGCGCCCAGCGGCAGGCCACGGACCGGCCGAACGGCACGACGGACGGGACGCTGTCGCCGGACGGCGAATGGATCTGGTGGTTCTCGGACACCGACGGGGACGAGTTCGGCGTCTGGATGCGGCAGCCGTTCGCCGGCGGCCCGGACGAGCCGGCCACCCCGGGCATCGCCCCCTCGTACGGCGGCGGCCTGGCGATCGGCCGGGACGGGACGGCGGTCGTCGGCTGCTCCACGGACGAGGAGGGCTCGACGGTCCATGTCGTGCGGCCGGGCGGGGAACCGGTGGAGATCTACCGGCACCGCGAGTCGGCGGGCGTCGGCGACCTCTCGCAGGACGGCTCACTGATCGCCCTGGAGCACACCGAGCACGGCGACGCGATGCACTCCGCGATCCGGGTCGTACGGCCCGACGGCTCCACGGTCGCGGAGCTGGACGACACCAACGGCGGGACCGAGGAGCTGGGCCTGTCGGTGATGGGTTTCGCCCCGGTGGACGGGGACGCCCGGCTGCTGGTGGGGCACCAGCGGCGGGGCCGCTGGGAGCCGATGATCTGGGACCCGCTGACCGGGACCGAGACGGCTCTGGAGATAGAGCTGCCCGGCGACGTGGGTGCCGACTGGTATCCCGACGGCTCGGCGCTGCTGGTGGAGCACGAGTACCAGGCACGCAGCGAGCTGTGGCGCTACGAACTGGGTGAACCGGGCGACGCCGGTGCTCCGGGCGCGTCAGCCGTGGCCGTCCGGCCGCGGCTGACGCGGGTCGAGACCCCGGCGGGCACGGTCTCGGGTGCGACGGCGCGGCCGGACGGCACGGTCGAGTTCCTGTGGTCGTCGGCGGCCCAGCCCCCGGAGGTGCGGTCGACGAACGGCGAGGTCGTCCTCGACCCGCCCGGTATGAAGGCGCCCGGGTCGGTGCCCGTACGGGACGTGTGGGTGGAGGGCCCCGGAGGCCGTATCCACGCGCTGGTGCAGCAGCCGGCCGGTGAGGGCCCCTTCCCGACGGTCTTCGACATCCACGGCGGCCCGACCTGGCACGACAGCGACGCCTTCGCCTCGTCCCCCGCGGCCTGGGTGGACCACGGCTTCGCGGTCGTACGCGTCAACTACCGCGGCTCGACCGGCTACGGCCGTGCCTGGACGGATGCGCTCAAGCACCGCGTCGGGCTGATCGAGCTGGAGGACATCGCCGCGGTCCGCGAATGGGCGGTCTCGTCCGGCCTGGCGGACCCCGGTCGGCTGGTGCTGTCGGGCGGCTCCTGGGGCGGCTATCTGACCCTGCTGGGCCTCGGCACCCAGCCGGAGGCCTGGGCGGTGGGCCTGGCGGCGGTCCCGGTCGCGGACTACGTCACGGCGTACAACGACGAGATGGAAGCCCTCAAGGCCATGGACCGGACCCTGCTGGGCGGCACCCCCGAGGAGGTCCCGGACCGCTTCGAGGCGTCGTCCCCGCTGACGTACGTGGACGCGGTACGGGCACCGGTCTACATCTCCGCCGGCGTCAACGACCCGCGCTGCCCGATCCAGCAGGTGGAGAACTACGTCCAGCGCCTGGAGAGCCGCAACCACCCGCACGAGGTCTACCGCTACGACGCCGGCCACGGCTCCCTGGTCGTGGAGGAACGCATCAAGCAGGTCCGCCTGGAGCTCGACTTCGCACAGAGGTACGTGATGGAGAAGAGGTAGGGCCGGAGGGGGCGCCGGGCGGGGCAGTCCGGGGGCCCCGGGGGCCGGCCCAGGGGACGGCCCAGGGGACGGCTTCGGACGGGGGCCTCCCGGCGCCGGCCGGGGCCTTCCCCGGGTCCTGGGGGTTCTTCCCCGGCTGCGGTCGGGGGGCCTGCTCCCCGGCCCTGGTCAGGGGTGCTTTCCCTGCTCCGGCGGGCCTACTGGCCTCGGCCGGGGAGGCCCAGCGTGGCAGCCGACGCCTGTGCACGGCGCCTGTCGCGGTGGCCTCTGACGATGGACGGCCTCTGACGTCGGCCGGAGGTGGGTGGTGGGGTGGAAGGGAGGGGCGGGGGGCGGGGGAGGGGGCCCGGTCAGGCGGGGGCGTGATGGGCCAGCGCCGCGTGGGGGTCCGTGCCGTCGCTGGTGTGGTCGGTGTGGACGGTCGCGGCGGTGAGCCGGGGGACGGCGTGGATCAGGGCGTGTTCCGCGGCGACGGCGAGGGCATGGGCGTGCACCACGGTCAGGCGCGAGTCGACGACGATATCGGCCTCGGCGCGCAGGGTATGGCCGATCCAGCGCATGCGGACCTGCCCGACGCCGCGCACCCCGTCCACCGCCCGTAGTGCCGTCTCGGCGGCGTCGATGAGTGCGGGGTCGACGCAGTCCATCAGCCGCCGGTAGACCTCCCTGGCGGCGTCGCGCAGCACCATGAGGATCGCGGCGGTGATCACCAGCCCGATCAGCGGGTCGGCCGCCCGCCACCCGAGCGCCGCGCCACCCGCGCCGAGGAGGACGGCGAGCGAGGTGAAGCCGTCGGTACGGGCGTGCAGGCCGTCGGCCACCAGCGCGGCCGAGCCGATCCTGCGGCCGGTGCGGATGCGGTAGCGGGCCACCCACTCGTTGCCGAGGAACCCGGCCACGGCGGCCGCCGCCACGGCCCACAGGTGGGTGATGTCCCGGGGGTTCAGCAGTCGGTCCACGGCCTCGTAGGCGGCGAGCGCCGAGGAGGCGGCGATCGTCAGCACGATGGCGACGCCCGCGAGGTCCTCGGCCCGGCCGTAGCCGTAGGTGTAGCGGCGGTTGGCGGCCCGTCGTCCGAGGACGAAGGCGATGCCCAGCGGAACGGCGGTCATCGCGTCGGCGGCGTTGTGGATGGTGTCGCCGAGCAGCGCCACCGACCCCGACAGCGCGACGACCACCAGCTGGATCACGCTGGTCAGGCCCAGGATGCCGAGCGAGAGCCACAGCGTGCGCAGGCCCTCGCGGGAGGTCTCCATCGCGGTGTCGACCTTGTCCATGGCGGCATGGCTGTGCGGGGTGACGAGGTGGGCGATCCGGTGCCGGATCCGCTGCCGGCGGCCGGAACCGTGGGCGTCGTGGACGTGCGCGTGGCGGCGCGCGTGGTCGTGCACATGGTCGTGCCGCGGGTGCTCGATATCCACCGGTCCGTGATCGTCCGGGCCGACACCGACGCCGACGTCGACGGGCACGGCTGCGTCTACGGATACGGGAACGGGTCCGGCTGCCTCCACGGCCGGGCGCTCCTGACCACGTAGGTCGGGGCGGCCGCGGCGCTTACGGCGGTCACGGCGGTCACGGCCCTCACAGCGGTCACTGCCGTCACGACGGTCACTGCCGTCACCGCCGTCGCAATGGTCGTGATCATGGCTGGGATCGTGATCGTGCTCAGGACCGTGCGCATGGGTGCGATTGCCTGCCATATGGCCTACCGTGGCACGCCGAATCGATTGCGGCTACTGCCGTGATACGGCCTCTGACCAGGTGCAACATGGTTGCAGTAGCGGCCCGTGGTCGACTGGCTCAGGCCCGAGCGGCCCGCGCCGCCTCGTCCTCTTCCTCGCCTTCGCCGGCGCCCCGCCCGTCGGCCGAAGGCGCCTCCGCAGCCGAAGGCCCCGCCGGCCCCGCCGTGGTCGTAGCCCCGGCCGACGCGGCAGACCCGCCCCCGACCACAGCCCCGTCCCCGTTCCCGGCCGCAGCCCCGTTCCCGGCCGCACCGCCAACCGCGCCCCCGTCCCCCTCCGGCACGATCCCCAGCGCCGCGTCCTTGGCGGCCTCGGCGTCACGGCGGAAGAGGCGGAACCACATGAAGACGACGAAGCCGGCGAAGACGAACCACTCGCCGGTGTAGCCGAGGTTCTGGAATGCCTTGAGGTCGAGGCCGCTGCCCTCGGCGGCGGCCGGGGGGACGGCGTGCAGCGGCGCCTGGGCGTCGGTGACCGTGATCCAGGCGTCGTAGACCTCGTACGGCACGATGTTGACCAGCGAGGCCGCGCTGATCATGCCCAGCTGCCCCTGCGGCAGCCCGCCGCCGACCTGGACGCCGTCGGTGCCCTGGTTCTCGGAGGCCTGCAGCGCTCCGGTGACCGTCACCTCGCCCTTGGGCGGCGCGGGCACCCGTGCCGTGTCCGCCTTGGTACCGGCGTCGCCGGGCAGCCAGCCCCGTACGACCGGCAGCGCCTTGCCGCCGTCCGTACGCAGCAGGTTGAGGACGTAGAAGCCCCGCTGCTCGCCGTGCTTGTCCTTCAAGGTGCGGTCCGGTACGAGCAGTTGGTGCCCGGTGTCGTAGTGCCCGCGGGCGCTGGCCTGCCGGCCGGAGGTGACCATGTCGACGGGCAGCAGGTCGGCCAGCGGGCGTGCCGCGGCGGACTCGGCCCGGGCCGAACGGCTCTCCTGCTGCTGGTGGGTGTTGACGCGGTCCTCGAAGCGGCTCAGCTGCCAGCTGCCCATGAAGATGCAGAGCGGAATCGCCAGTACGGCGAACACGTTGATCCCCCACCACCGCGGGGTCAGCAGGAACCGGTACACACCACAACGGTACGGGGCCGATGCCGCGGGGCCGCACCGCCCCCTCCCGGCCCTGCCGCCGCCCTCAGGACCTGGGCGGTTGCGCCGGGAGCCCGGCGCGGCGGCCGACGCCCGACGGCCGGCGGAAGCAGCCACCGGTGCCGGGCGACGCGAGCGGCGCCGCACACCCAAGCCCCGAACCGCAAGGCCCCGGCCCCCAGCCCGAAGCCCAGGCCCTACTCCCTAGGAACCCGGCAGGGCCTCGGTTCGGTACACCGTCCCGGCGCAGGCGTCCGTGATCTTCGCGTCGGCCACGGCGGGCTCGCCGGCCTCGGGCGTATGGCTGAGAACGATTCCACCGGACGCGCTGCCGCCTCCGGCACCCTCGTCGCCGCCCGCCTGGCCGCCGCCTCCGCCGTCGCCCGTCGTCGTGGCCCCGGCGTCCGGGGACTGCCCGGGGTCCTTGGATGCCTCGGGGGTCGGCGAGGGCCCGGGGCTGACGCATCCGGTGGCGCCGCCGCCGGACTTCGGGATCCAGGCGAACTTGACCTCGTACGCCTCCCCCGGCTTGAGAACCAGCTGGTCAGGGGTGGTGGCCGGGTCGGGCAGGCCGGTGGCCTCGTCACCCGATGTGTGGTCGACGACGTGGATGCGGTCGGCGTTCGTGGAGCCCTGCGCGACCAGGCCGACAGTGCCGCCGCCGTCGACGGAGCAGGCGGCGCCGGAGGTGTTGACCACCCGGAACGTGCCGTAGATGCGGCCCGTGGAGTCCGCCGGGTCGACCTTGCTGCTGCCCTGCCCGAGCTGGTCGCGCCCGCAGACCGGCGAGGTGACGTCCATGGTCTCGTCCGGGGCGGGCGTGCCGTCGCCCGCCCCGGGGCCCACACCGCCCTTCCCCTTGGCCTTGCCCGGGCCCTCCGGCTTGCCCTCGCCCGGCGTCTCGCCGCCCTTCCGGGTGGGCCGCGGGCCGGCCTGCTCGGTGCCCTCGCCGTGCATGCCGCCGGTGCCGCCCTGGGCGCGCTGGTTGCTCGCCGCGTTGGCGGCGCGTTCCTCGGAGCTGTCGCTGAGGTTCACCACGTGGACCATGGCGGGGATGGAGGTGCCGCCGAGGAGCAGCGCGGCGGCCACGCCCAGGACGGCGTGCCGACGGCGCTGGCGTCGGGCGGGCACCGCGCGGCGCAGCTGGTCCAGCGCGTCCGGCGAGGGTTCGAGGTCGCTCACGCGGGACTGCAGCAGCCGCCTCAGGTCGTCCTCGTCGCCGAAGCCGCCGGTGGGGTGGCTGCGCCCGGGGCCGTCGCCCCCGTCGCCACCGCCGAAGGCGGCACCGGCCGGAACCTCGCTGCCGTACGCGTGACCGCCGGACCCTTCGCCCTGGCCACCGGGCTCCTGCCCACCACCGCCGGGCTCCTGCTCGCCTCCGCCGGACGCCTGCTCCGTACCGCCAGGCGCCCGCTCCGTACCACCAGCCCCTGCCGCCCCGACACCGATGTCATCGCCGCTGCCGGAATTTTGGCCGGTTTTCGCTGCCCGCCCGCTCGGTTCGCCCGCTCGGCGGTCTCCGCGCGGCTCGCCTCCCGGGTGCTCGTGTGCCTCACGCGCCGCATACGTGTCGTGCGCCGCTTCGCCGGGCGCGTCACGGGCTCCGGCCGTGTCGTGGCGACGGCCGTACGGGGCGGTCTCGTGCTCCGCGGGGAGCGGGTCGGGCCCGTCGCCGCGTGCGCCGCTCTGGTTCATCGGGTGGATCGCATTGCTCAGGTCGCCGGCCCGGCCCGGGGCGGCCGGCCTGCTCTGGGTGTTCGGGATGTTCGGAGTGATCAGGGTGTTCAGGGTGTTGGACGTGATCGGGGTGTTCGAGGTGATCGGGTTGTTCGGGTGGAGCGGACCGCTCGACGTGCCCGGAAGGCCGGAACGGCCCGGACGGCCCAGGTGGTTCGGGTGGTCCGGGCGGTGCCCCGGGCGGTCCGCCGCGGACGGTCCGCGCGCGTCGAACGGGTCGTACCGGCCAAACGCTGTGCCACTCATGCCGGAGCCTCCATCGCGACGCGCAGCGCCGCGATGCCCCGCGACCCGTAGGCCTTGACGGAGCCGAGCGATATGCCCAGCGTCTGCGCCACCTGTGCCTCGGTCATATCGGCGAAGTAACGCAGCACCAGCACCTCGCGCTGCCGGCGCTGCAGCCCGCGCATCGCCTTGATCAACTGGTCGCGTTCCAGCAGGTCGTAGGCGCCCTCCTCGGCGCTCGCCATGTCGGGCATCGGCTTGGAGAGCAGCTTGAGCCCGAGGATGCGGCGACGCAGCGCGGAGCGCGAGAGGTTGACGACCGTCTGCCGGAGGTAGGCGAGGGTCTTCTCGGGTTCCCGCACCCGTCCGCGCGCGGAGTGCACGCGGATGAAGGCTTCCTGGACGACGTCCTCGCAGGAGGCGGTGTCGTCGAGGAGCAGCGCGGCGAGACCGAGCAGGGAGCGGTAGTGCGCCCGGTAGGTCTCGG comes from the Streptomyces angustmyceticus genome and includes:
- a CDS encoding S9 family peptidase: MPDWEKRFRAPRIGLPDWAEDAPDRSLFVSNATGTFELYAWDRATGAQRQATDRPNGTTDGTLSPDGEWIWWFSDTDGDEFGVWMRQPFAGGPDEPATPGIAPSYGGGLAIGRDGTAVVGCSTDEEGSTVHVVRPGGEPVEIYRHRESAGVGDLSQDGSLIALEHTEHGDAMHSAIRVVRPDGSTVAELDDTNGGTEELGLSVMGFAPVDGDARLLVGHQRRGRWEPMIWDPLTGTETALEIELPGDVGADWYPDGSALLVEHEYQARSELWRYELGEPGDAGAPGASAVAVRPRLTRVETPAGTVSGATARPDGTVEFLWSSAAQPPEVRSTNGEVVLDPPGMKAPGSVPVRDVWVEGPGGRIHALVQQPAGEGPFPTVFDIHGGPTWHDSDAFASSPAAWVDHGFAVVRVNYRGSTGYGRAWTDALKHRVGLIELEDIAAVREWAVSSGLADPGRLVLSGGSWGGYLTLLGLGTQPEAWAVGLAAVPVADYVTAYNDEMEALKAMDRTLLGGTPEEVPDRFEASSPLTYVDAVRAPVYISAGVNDPRCPIQQVENYVQRLESRNHPHEVYRYDAGHGSLVVEERIKQVRLELDFAQRYVMEKR
- a CDS encoding cation diffusion facilitator family transporter; the encoded protein is MRHRIAHLVTPHSHAAMDKVDTAMETSREGLRTLWLSLGILGLTSVIQLVVVALSGSVALLGDTIHNAADAMTAVPLGIAFVLGRRAANRRYTYGYGRAEDLAGVAIVLTIAASSALAAYEAVDRLLNPRDITHLWAVAAAAVAGFLGNEWVARYRIRTGRRIGSAALVADGLHARTDGFTSLAVLLGAGGAALGWRAADPLIGLVITAAILMVLRDAAREVYRRLMDCVDPALIDAAETALRAVDGVRGVGQVRMRWIGHTLRAEADIVVDSRLTVVHAHALAVAAEHALIHAVPRLTAATVHTDHTSDGTDPHAALAHHAPA
- a CDS encoding SURF1 family protein, with the protein product MYRFLLTPRWWGINVFAVLAIPLCIFMGSWQLSRFEDRVNTHQQQESRSARAESAAARPLADLLPVDMVTSGRQASARGHYDTGHQLLVPDRTLKDKHGEQRGFYVLNLLRTDGGKALPVVRGWLPGDAGTKADTARVPAPPKGEVTVTGALQASENQGTDGVQVGGGLPQGQLGMISAASLVNIVPYEVYDAWITVTDAQAPLHAVPPAAAEGSGLDLKAFQNLGYTGEWFVFAGFVVFMWFRLFRRDAEAAKDAALGIVPEGDGGAVGGAAGNGAAAGNGDGAVVGGGSAASAGATTTAGPAGPSAAEAPSADGRGAGEGEEEDEAARAARA
- a CDS encoding SigE family RNA polymerase sigma factor gives rise to the protein MAEVLGFTIAPAGAAGATVRPPRPLAPGGMPVIAPWPTTRPAQIPPQRGDTDDAMAAGTTVDHLTETYRAHYRSLLGLAALLLDDTASCEDVVQEAFIRVHSARGRVREPEKTLAYLRQTVVNLSRSALRRRILGLKLLSKPMPDMASAEEGAYDLLERDQLIKAMRGLQRRQREVLVLRYFADMTEAQVAQTLGISLGSVKAYGSRGIAALRVAMEAPA